A window of the Mucilaginibacter sp. cycad4 genome harbors these coding sequences:
- a CDS encoding serine hydrolase domain-containing protein, with translation MKNFISSFLLLMLTSLVYAQDKTDTVPNMNDKAKVVAWLKEKHIPALGLAYIEKGKLQSLKVFGDLKPGTPANDEALFNVASLTKPIVTMVTLNLVNAGKWQLDEPLFHYWTDPDIKDDPRSQKLTTKDILNHRTGFPNWRSQLKDGKLAFQADPGTKYGYSGEGFEYLRHALESKFHRTLGQLADSIIFKPLRMRSTSFTWNDKMESRFAVPADGNGKPLKIPKNTEANAADLLKTTVGDYGRFLVWVLKGGGLSKDLFGQMIDKQVEIKEHVYMGLGWSVYDDLGDGEYGISHGGRDPGVNTIVFILPKSGRGMLIFTNSDNGSQLYAPFVKAYLKQQGQAILNIELKNKPQK, from the coding sequence ATGAAAAATTTCATTTCAAGCTTCTTGTTACTGATGCTTACCTCTTTGGTTTATGCACAGGATAAAACAGATACTGTTCCGAATATGAATGACAAGGCAAAAGTGGTTGCCTGGCTTAAAGAAAAGCACATACCAGCCCTCGGATTAGCCTACATCGAAAAGGGTAAATTACAATCTTTGAAGGTATTCGGCGACCTTAAACCGGGTACGCCGGCCAATGATGAGGCTTTATTTAATGTTGCCTCCCTTACCAAGCCCATCGTAACCATGGTTACATTAAACCTGGTGAATGCGGGTAAGTGGCAGTTGGATGAACCCTTGTTTCATTACTGGACCGATCCCGACATTAAAGATGATCCGCGCAGCCAAAAGCTCACTACAAAAGATATCCTGAACCATCGCACTGGTTTTCCTAACTGGCGTTCGCAATTAAAGGATGGAAAGCTGGCCTTCCAGGCTGATCCGGGGACTAAATATGGTTACTCAGGTGAGGGTTTTGAATACCTGAGGCATGCACTTGAAAGTAAGTTTCATCGTACGCTGGGTCAGCTGGCCGATTCCATCATCTTTAAACCTTTAAGAATGCGCAGCACCAGTTTCACCTGGAATGATAAAATGGAAAGCCGTTTTGCTGTACCTGCCGATGGGAATGGCAAACCACTTAAAATACCAAAAAATACAGAAGCCAATGCTGCCGACCTGCTTAAAACAACAGTTGGTGATTACGGCCGGTTTTTGGTTTGGGTATTAAAAGGCGGCGGCTTATCAAAAGATCTGTTCGGGCAAATGATTGATAAACAGGTTGAGATCAAAGAACATGTATATATGGGGCTGGGCTGGTCGGTTTATGATGATTTGGGCGATGGTGAATATGGCATTTCGCACGGCGGCCGTGATCCCGGCGTTAACACAATCGTTTTTATCCTCCCCAAATCCGGACGGGGAATGCTGATCTTCACCAATTCTGATAACGGGTCGCAACTATATGCGCCGTTTGTTAAAGCTTATTTAAAGCAACAGGGCCAGGCCATTTTGAATATCGAATTGAAAAATAAGCCCCAAAAATAA
- a CDS encoding heme exporter protein CcmB translates to MKLVNETWYLLKKEVLLEWRSKYAFNGVLLYVVSTVFVCYISLNLNPGFSSSSGYPIVWNVLFWIIMLFASVNAIAKSFMQESKSRLLYYYSIASPQAIILSKTIYNILLMALLSTLALIIYKVFFTNTLGDPLYYFLAVLLGSVSFSTVFTMISAIASKAGNNGTLMAILSFPVIIPVILVLIKLSKSAMDGVDRSFFYGNIGVLCAINAIVIATALLLFPYLWRD, encoded by the coding sequence ATGAAACTTGTTAATGAAACCTGGTACCTGCTAAAAAAAGAAGTTTTGCTGGAGTGGCGGTCCAAATATGCTTTTAATGGCGTTTTGCTGTATGTGGTTTCAACGGTTTTTGTTTGTTATATCTCCCTCAATTTAAATCCCGGCTTTTCAAGCAGCAGCGGTTACCCCATAGTTTGGAACGTGTTGTTCTGGATCATTATGCTGTTTGCATCGGTAAATGCCATAGCCAAAAGCTTTATGCAGGAAAGTAAAAGCCGGCTGCTTTATTATTACTCCATTGCCAGTCCGCAGGCAATTATTCTGTCTAAAACAATCTATAATATTTTGCTGATGGCTTTGCTGAGCACACTGGCATTAATTATCTATAAAGTATTTTTCACCAACACCCTTGGCGATCCGCTGTATTATTTCCTGGCGGTGCTGTTAGGAAGCGTCAGTTTTTCTACCGTATTTACCATGATCTCGGCCATCGCGTCAAAGGCCGGTAATAACGGTACCCTGATGGCCATATTAAGCTTCCCGGTTATTATCCCTGTTATACTGGTGCTTATTAAATTAAGCAAGAGTGCAATGGACGGGGTAGACCGAAGCTTCTTTTACGGTAACATTGGCGTTTTGTGCGCTATCAATGCTATTGTAATAGCTACCGCCTTATTGCTTTTCCCATATTTGTGGAGGGACTGA
- a CDS encoding methylated-DNA--[protein]-cysteine S-methyltransferase: MPVAYFRTPVGIARITEEDGFIASVSIRDEEYEIEPAPTPLLQAAIDELNEYFAGTRKEFTFPIKQEGSEFQQQVWDELLQIPYGATITYAQQSNQMNNPLAIRAIASANGRNNLWVVVPCHRVIGSNGSLTGYAGGVWRKKWLLEHEAKVLGVGQTRLEF, encoded by the coding sequence ATGCCTGTAGCTTATTTCCGCACGCCTGTTGGCATTGCCCGCATTACTGAAGAAGATGGCTTTATAGCATCCGTATCCATACGCGATGAGGAATACGAGATTGAACCTGCCCCCACCCCGCTGTTGCAAGCTGCTATTGATGAGTTAAATGAGTACTTTGCCGGCACAAGGAAGGAATTTACCTTTCCTATAAAGCAGGAAGGCAGTGAGTTTCAACAACAGGTTTGGGACGAGCTGTTACAGATCCCTTATGGAGCAACCATTACTTACGCCCAGCAGTCAAACCAGATGAACAATCCTTTGGCCATTAGGGCAATAGCATCTGCCAACGGTCGTAATAACCTTTGGGTTGTAGTGCCCTGTCACCGGGTAATAGGTTCAAATGGCAGCTTAACCGGCTACGCAGGCGGGGTGTGGCGCAAAAAATGGCTGCTTGAGCACGAGGCAAAGGTACTGGGCGTTGGGCAAACCAGGCTGGAGTTTTAA
- a CDS encoding response regulator, whose protein sequence is MTPVNILIVDDREENIIALEALLERDDIKIFSTTSPNEALKIAWETNIAIALVDVQMPEMDGFELVEMLKSNPRTKDILVIFVTAISKEAKYAVKGLGTGAVDYLYKPLDPYITSAKVDSFVQLARTQAELKQKNDELQDYAIVVRNSADVITSVDAQSLRIENINPTVEKIMGFRPDELIGKSIVDLAIDDHRPSFRKKLGEIIKDNLNYAIFEFKFETFDKRVIWVECRAAYRNKTIFINISDISPQKSYQEQLIKSKENAEYSKKVKETFLANMSHELRTPVNGIIGITSLLRKTTLTDQQMGMLDLLDTSSKSLLGVINDVLDISKIEAGKFSIIRTSNNVYDIVNSVFNLLKFKADENNIEFLLDIEDEVPEYLMLDSLRLNQILMNLLSNALKFTERGYVKLRITILQKHNDKVKLKFSVEDTGIGIPADRLNRIFESFEQAEEDTVNKYGGTGLGLTIVKKLAELKGGELTVSSQVGRGSTFNFVCWYTISIKPKGKAAPKTDKILPPFNNVRVLVAEDNMVNQFMLSKILKDWNVEVEMVDNGRKVIDRLTNKDYDIILMDTHMPEMNGYQAAKTIRVDFEEPKRSIPIISLSAASYDHEQQEALSAGMNDVLSKPFQPYQLHEKMSRLLKVGV, encoded by the coding sequence ATGACCCCTGTTAATATTCTAATTGTTGATGACAGAGAAGAGAATATTATTGCGCTTGAAGCATTGCTGGAACGCGATGATATTAAGATATTCTCTACTACTTCGCCAAATGAAGCCCTTAAAATTGCCTGGGAAACCAATATAGCCATTGCCTTAGTTGATGTTCAGATGCCCGAAATGGACGGCTTTGAGCTGGTGGAAATGCTTAAATCAAACCCGCGTACCAAAGATATCCTGGTTATTTTTGTTACCGCTATTTCAAAGGAAGCCAAGTATGCCGTTAAAGGCCTCGGTACCGGGGCCGTAGATTATCTTTACAAACCGCTTGACCCTTACATTACATCGGCCAAGGTTGACTCATTTGTACAGCTGGCCCGCACCCAGGCCGAATTAAAGCAAAAAAACGATGAGCTGCAGGATTATGCTATAGTTGTAAGAAACTCGGCCGATGTTATCACTTCGGTTGACGCACAAAGCCTCCGCATTGAGAATATCAACCCCACCGTCGAAAAGATAATGGGTTTCAGGCCTGATGAACTTATTGGTAAAAGTATTGTTGACCTGGCCATAGACGATCATAGGCCGTCGTTTCGCAAAAAACTGGGCGAGATCATTAAAGACAACCTGAATTATGCCATTTTTGAGTTTAAGTTTGAAACTTTTGATAAAAGGGTAATTTGGGTGGAATGCCGGGCAGCATACCGTAACAAAACCATATTTATTAATATCAGTGATATTTCTCCGCAAAAAAGTTACCAGGAACAGCTCATCAAATCAAAGGAAAACGCAGAATACAGCAAAAAGGTAAAAGAAACTTTTTTGGCCAATATGAGCCATGAACTGCGTACACCGGTTAATGGTATTATAGGTATCACTTCGCTGTTGCGTAAAACCACCCTTACCGATCAGCAAATGGGGATGCTTGATTTGCTTGACACCTCATCAAAATCATTATTGGGTGTGATCAATGATGTGCTTGATATATCAAAAATTGAAGCGGGTAAATTCAGTATCATCCGCACCTCAAATAATGTTTATGACATTGTAAACTCGGTTTTTAACCTGCTTAAGTTTAAAGCCGACGAAAATAATATCGAATTTTTGCTGGATATTGAAGATGAAGTGCCTGAATACCTTATGTTGGATTCATTGCGCCTGAACCAGATATTGATGAACCTGCTGAGCAATGCGCTTAAATTTACCGAAAGGGGATATGTAAAGCTCAGGATCACCATACTTCAAAAGCACAATGATAAGGTGAAACTGAAGTTCAGTGTTGAGGATACAGGTATCGGGATCCCGGCCGACAGGCTTAACAGGATCTTTGAATCATTTGAACAGGCCGAAGAAGATACCGTAAATAAATACGGCGGTACCGGGCTTGGTTTAACCATAGTGAAAAAGCTTGCCGAGTTAAAAGGAGGCGAACTTACCGTAAGCAGCCAGGTAGGCAGGGGCAGCACTTTCAATTTTGTTTGCTGGTATACCATAAGCATTAAGCCCAAAGGCAAGGCAGCTCCCAAAACTGATAAGATACTGCCGCCATTTAATAATGTACGGGTGCTGGTAGCCGAAGATAATATGGTGAACCAGTTTATGCTCTCCAAGATATTAAAGGATTGGAATGTAGAGGTAGAGATGGTTGATAACGGGCGCAAGGTTATTGACAGGCTTACCAATAAAGACTATGACATTATTTTAATGGATACGCACATGCCCGAAATGAACGGTTACCAGGCAGCCAAAACCATCCGCGTTGATTTTGAGGAACCTAAACGGAGTATTCCAATCATATCGCTATCGGCAGCAAGTTATGATCATGAGCAGCAGGAAGCATTATCGGCAGGGATGAACGACGTGCTTTCGAAGCCGTTCCAGCCTTATCAGCTGCATGAAAAAATGTCGAGGTTATTGAAGGTGGGCGTTTAA
- a CDS encoding chemotaxis protein CheB — translation MGPDKKLLERWHAAQVILLGGSAGSFKILFRIIKDLPEKLGKTVILIIHRKKNFFSEIEKLFAENSRMYMREIEDKDILKTNTMYIAPANYHTLIEHGGYFSLDVSEPVWYSKPSIDVTFESAAEVYGDRCMAILLSGANQDGAEGLLKLKKSGSLTIAQEPGDAEMAEMPRAAINLGAADYVLTQDEIFKLLLS, via the coding sequence TTGGGACCTGATAAAAAGTTACTGGAAAGATGGCATGCCGCCCAGGTCATATTATTGGGCGGATCGGCAGGCTCGTTCAAAATTTTATTCCGGATCATAAAAGATCTTCCCGAAAAACTGGGGAAAACCGTAATCCTTATCATACACAGGAAAAAAAATTTTTTCAGCGAAATAGAGAAACTATTTGCCGAGAATAGCCGTATGTACATGCGCGAAATTGAGGACAAGGATATTCTTAAAACGAATACTATGTATATTGCCCCGGCAAATTATCATACCTTAATTGAACATGGCGGTTATTTTAGCCTGGACGTTTCGGAACCGGTATGGTATTCAAAGCCATCAATAGATGTTACTTTTGAAAGCGCTGCCGAGGTTTATGGTGATAGGTGCATGGCGATATTATTGTCGGGAGCTAATCAGGATGGCGCCGAAGGCTTATTAAAATTAAAAAAAAGCGGCAGCCTTACCATAGCGCAGGAGCCCGGTGATGCTGAAATGGCCGAAATGCCAAGGGCGGCTATAAATTTAGGTGCTGCCGACTATGTTTTAACACAGGATGAGATTTTTAAACTTTTACTTTCATAA
- a CDS encoding protein-glutamate O-methyltransferase CheR, whose translation MDTEQGIISHAQVHELIDIVRKVHGFDFSGYTKASLKRRLTRIMLLNRFEFYDLKHVLINDADFFQGFLEEITVNVTEMFRDPSFYRAVNSQVVPYLSTYQHVKIWSAGCSTGEEVYSMAILLNEAGLGKKSFIYGTDINTEVLREARKGIYSLRNIKSYAENYQYTDLKGSITDHFTILYDAASIHNELKQNTLFSVHNLISDTVFNEFQMISCRNVFIYFETYLQERILDLFYKSLCPLGYLCLGSKETIRSDSFKSKFKVINQKENIYQKVGT comes from the coding sequence ATGGATACAGAGCAGGGAATTATATCACATGCACAGGTTCATGAGCTTATTGATATTGTAAGAAAGGTTCATGGCTTTGATTTTTCGGGTTATACCAAAGCTTCGTTAAAACGGAGGTTAACCCGCATCATGCTGCTTAACAGGTTTGAGTTTTATGACCTTAAACACGTGCTTATTAACGATGCGGATTTTTTTCAGGGCTTTTTGGAAGAAATTACGGTTAACGTAACCGAGATGTTCCGCGATCCTTCATTCTATCGTGCGGTTAACTCGCAGGTTGTTCCGTATCTTTCAACTTACCAGCACGTCAAAATCTGGAGTGCGGGCTGCTCAACCGGCGAAGAGGTTTACTCCATGGCCATATTGCTGAACGAGGCTGGTTTGGGCAAAAAGTCGTTTATATACGGTACGGATATCAATACCGAGGTTTTAAGGGAGGCCCGTAAAGGGATTTACAGTTTGCGTAATATAAAAAGTTATGCAGAAAACTATCAGTATACCGATTTAAAAGGTTCAATTACAGATCATTTTACTATTTTGTACGATGCCGCATCGATACATAATGAGTTAAAGCAAAATACGCTGTTTTCGGTGCATAATTTAATATCAGATACGGTATTTAATGAGTTTCAGATGATAAGTTGCCGGAATGTTTTTATTTACTTTGAAACATACCTGCAGGAACGGATCCTCGACCTGTTTTATAAAAGCCTTTGTCCGCTGGGTTATTTATGCCTTGGCAGCAAAGAAACCATCCGGTCAGATTCGTTTAAGAGTAAGTTTAAGGTGATCAACCAAAAAGAAAACATTTACCAAAAAGTTGGGACCTGA
- a CDS encoding response regulator — MLKFSFRQQVLAGFVVSIILVFVVGILSFNSLRQFEEDNTWVDHTQKVIHTSTSLLQDLIDAETGMRGYGATNNKAFLEPYNASLPKIADGIATLKDLVKDNPVQVKRVDSINKLVKEQLLILKTNVETRESQGLDYMLQRNMFLNGKENMDQIRMLIDHLTNTETRLLASRKESSQEASTFVKIIITCGSLVFLFIILVLFFYIQKTFDQQKKIEEDIRLANIELGKVLADNEAKNWLLTGTGQLNEKMQGQQVEKELSNNILTEVCTYTNAAAGTFYLYNEASNRLELYASYAFHNPDFVKKSVQMAEGWLGQVAKDGKAAVVKGKLNDKLELSSSVLKTELAESFIIPFFFDKKLKGVMEVAFNEGISKNKSEYILAIVNDIGIAVNTSQARTIMHDLYEETQQQAEELEAQQEELRVTNEELVQKTEELQASEEELRVQQEELRTTNAELEEKASLLEEKNQAIEQARQAINLKVEELETTGKYKSEFLANMSHELRTPLNSILVLARILKDNKPANLSEDQIKYASVIFNAGNDLLTLINDILDLSKIESGKLDMQNEDIRVSDIVGDMEMLFAEVASNKKINYTTSVDRQLPQTIFTDKVRIEQVIKNLLSNAFKFTSENGSIAINVKPGVKDKTISFAVKDSGIGIPADKQKVIFEAFQQADGSTSRKYGGTGLGLSISRELAFLLGGSITLSSEPGIGSEFVLTVPYEAKLTPAALIEEVLPTAETFKPVTEFLSPVKAALRDPGKEPLVVIVEDDKNFASILQDYARDHGYKSIMVYEGTRAVEIVKEAKPDAVILDIMLPGKDGWQILKELKNDEDTMHIPVHLMSAGDAAANRVRREGAINFMKKPINTETLDKLFADIMVQSGTRFKQILLIEDHKAQSQALKDLMQGQGITVDQAFDGESAFRMLHENEYQCVILDLNLPDISGLDLLDKIKEVDRFASLPVIINTAMELDKTSVNRLMHYANAMVVKTNKSSDRLIDEVNLFLNKISETAIAPAQQAPSPKPKTLTKGKDAIKGKKVLIVDDDMRNIFALSSALQSYDLNVEIANDGEEAIAKLEDIKDIDIVLMDIMMPKMDGYEATRHIRKQNKWAKLPVIALTAKAMKDDREKCIAAGANDYITKPVDMDRLISLMQLWLES, encoded by the coding sequence ATGTTAAAGTTTTCCTTCCGCCAGCAGGTTTTAGCGGGCTTTGTAGTATCAATCATCCTTGTTTTTGTGGTGGGCATTTTGTCTTTTAACAGTCTGCGCCAATTTGAGGAGGATAATACCTGGGTTGATCATACTCAAAAGGTTATTCATACATCAACAAGTTTATTGCAGGATCTGATAGATGCTGAAACAGGTATGCGGGGCTACGGTGCCACCAATAACAAGGCATTTCTTGAACCATATAACGCTTCGTTGCCTAAAATAGCCGATGGTATTGCCACTTTGAAGGATTTGGTGAAGGATAATCCTGTACAGGTAAAACGCGTTGATTCGATAAATAAACTGGTAAAGGAGCAATTGCTGATACTCAAAACAAATGTTGAAACGCGCGAAAGTCAGGGGCTTGATTACATGTTGCAGCGCAATATGTTTTTAAATGGCAAAGAGAATATGGACCAGATCCGTATGCTTATTGATCATTTAACTAACACCGAAACCCGGTTGTTAGCCAGCAGGAAGGAAAGCTCGCAGGAAGCATCTACGTTTGTTAAAATCATAATTACATGCGGTTCACTGGTTTTCCTGTTCATCATCCTGGTGCTGTTCTTCTATATTCAAAAAACCTTTGATCAGCAAAAGAAAATTGAAGAAGACATCAGGCTTGCTAATATTGAACTTGGCAAAGTGCTTGCCGATAACGAAGCCAAAAACTGGCTGCTTACCGGAACCGGTCAGCTGAATGAAAAAATGCAAGGCCAGCAGGTTGAAAAAGAACTATCCAATAATATATTAACCGAAGTTTGTACCTATACCAATGCTGCGGCAGGTACATTTTACCTGTATAATGAAGCAAGCAACAGGCTTGAGCTTTATGCTTCATATGCCTTCCATAATCCTGATTTTGTTAAAAAGTCGGTACAAATGGCCGAAGGCTGGCTTGGCCAGGTAGCCAAAGATGGTAAAGCAGCGGTTGTAAAAGGTAAACTGAACGATAAGCTTGAGCTTTCATCGTCGGTATTAAAAACTGAACTGGCCGAATCATTCATTATACCTTTCTTTTTTGATAAAAAGTTAAAAGGCGTAATGGAGGTTGCTTTTAATGAAGGGATCTCAAAAAATAAATCTGAATACATTTTAGCTATTGTCAATGATATAGGTATAGCTGTTAACACTTCGCAGGCCCGTACCATTATGCACGACCTGTACGAGGAAACCCAGCAGCAGGCCGAAGAGCTGGAAGCACAACAGGAAGAACTGCGTGTTACCAATGAGGAGCTTGTTCAGAAAACGGAAGAGCTCCAGGCCTCAGAAGAAGAACTTCGGGTACAGCAGGAAGAACTGCGTACCACCAATGCCGAACTGGAAGAAAAAGCCAGTTTGCTTGAAGAAAAGAACCAGGCCATTGAACAGGCCCGCCAGGCCATTAACCTTAAGGTTGAAGAGCTGGAAACCACGGGCAAGTACAAATCGGAGTTTTTGGCAAACATGAGCCATGAGCTGCGCACGCCGCTTAACAGTATCCTGGTACTGGCACGGATCCTTAAAGATAACAAGCCTGCCAACCTTTCTGAAGACCAGATCAAATATGCCAGCGTTATCTTCAACGCCGGTAATGACCTGCTTACTTTGATCAATGATATCCTCGACCTTTCCAAGATTGAATCGGGCAAGCTGGATATGCAAAATGAGGATATTAGGGTAAGTGATATTGTTGGCGATATGGAAATGCTGTTTGCCGAAGTAGCCAGCAACAAAAAAATCAATTACACAACAAGTGTAGACAGACAGCTGCCGCAAACCATATTTACCGATAAGGTGCGTATAGAACAGGTGATCAAGAACCTGTTAAGCAACGCGTTTAAGTTTACTTCTGAAAATGGCTCCATCGCTATTAATGTAAAGCCGGGTGTTAAAGATAAAACCATAAGCTTTGCCGTCAAAGATTCGGGTATCGGGATCCCCGCCGATAAGCAAAAAGTTATTTTTGAAGCATTTCAGCAGGCAGATGGCTCAACAAGCCGTAAATATGGCGGTACCGGTTTAGGCTTATCTATAAGCCGTGAGCTTGCTTTTCTTTTGGGCGGCAGCATAACCCTGAGCAGTGAGCCGGGTATAGGCAGCGAATTTGTACTTACTGTGCCTTATGAAGCTAAATTAACACCGGCGGCCTTAATTGAGGAAGTATTGCCAACTGCCGAAACTTTTAAACCTGTAACAGAGTTCCTGAGCCCTGTTAAAGCAGCCCTGCGTGATCCAGGCAAAGAGCCTTTGGTTGTAATTGTTGAGGATGATAAAAATTTTGCCAGCATATTGCAGGATTATGCCCGCGACCATGGGTATAAATCAATTATGGTGTATGAGGGTACCCGGGCGGTTGAAATTGTGAAGGAAGCCAAACCTGATGCGGTGATACTGGATATTATGCTGCCGGGTAAAGACGGCTGGCAGATTTTGAAGGAGTTAAAGAATGATGAGGATACGATGCATATCCCGGTTCACCTGATGTCGGCCGGGGATGCTGCGGCAAACCGTGTACGGAGGGAAGGTGCCATCAACTTCATGAAGAAGCCTATCAATACCGAAACGCTGGATAAGCTTTTCGCCGATATCATGGTACAAAGCGGCACCCGGTTTAAACAGATCCTGCTAATTGAAGATCACAAAGCTCAAAGCCAGGCATTGAAAGACCTGATGCAAGGCCAGGGCATAACTGTCGACCAGGCTTTTGACGGCGAATCGGCATTCAGGATGCTGCATGAAAACGAGTACCAGTGTGTGATCCTTGACCTTAACCTGCCTGATATTTCGGGGCTTGATTTGCTGGATAAGATCAAAGAGGTTGACCGCTTTGCTTCGCTGCCGGTTATCATCAATACCGCAATGGAGCTTGATAAAACATCGGTTAACAGGCTAATGCACTATGCCAACGCTATGGTGGTTAAAACCAATAAATCATCCGACAGGCTGATTGACGAGGTTAACCTGTTCCTGAACAAGATCAGCGAAACGGCGATTGCCCCGGCACAGCAGGCACCATCGCCTAAACCTAAAACGCTGACTAAAGGCAAGGATGCCATTAAAGGTAAAAAGGTGCTCATAGTTGATGATGACATGCGTAACATTTTTGCGCTGAGCAGCGCCCTGCAAAGCTATGACCTCAATGTAGAGATAGCTAACGATGGGGAAGAAGCCATAGCTAAGCTTGAAGATATTAAGGATATTGATATAGTGCTTATGGATATCATGATGCCTAAAATGGATGGCTACGAGGCAACAAGACATATCCGCAAACAAAACAAATGGGCTAAATTGCCTGTAATAGCATTAACTGCAAAAGCAATGAAAGACGACCGTGAAAAATGTATAGCGGCCGGCGCCAATGATTATATCACCAAGCCGGTTGATATGGACAGGCTGATATCGCTGATGCAGCTTTGGCTTGAAAGTTAG
- the gldC gene encoding gliding motility protein GldC, with amino-acid sequence MKTAEIKLTVTLDDNNVPEHILWESTDSNNKEALPVKSMMLALWDQSYKNTLRIDLWTKDMPVDEMKRFFYETLQTMGDSFLRATGEKNIVEDLRDYCAHFADKMEITQK; translated from the coding sequence ATGAAAACTGCTGAAATAAAGCTTACCGTTACGCTTGATGATAATAATGTTCCTGAACATATCCTTTGGGAATCAACCGACTCAAACAATAAAGAGGCATTGCCCGTAAAATCAATGATGCTTGCCCTTTGGGACCAAAGCTATAAAAATACCCTGCGCATTGACCTTTGGACAAAGGATATGCCCGTTGATGAAATGAAGCGCTTTTTTTATGAAACCCTGCAAACCATGGGCGACAGCTTTTTACGCGCAACCGGCGAGAAAAATATTGTTGAAGACCTGCGCGACTATTGTGCCCACTTTGCCGATAAGATGGAAATAACACAAAAATAA
- a CDS encoding DEAD/DEAH box helicase, protein MAVNFEDFNFNRQILNAIADAGYTEATPIQQKAIPPILNGQDVMGIAQTGTGKTAAYVLPIIMKLKYAQGEHARALIISPTRELAMQIEENVKIFAANTDLRVVVLYGGIGPKTQIEQIKKGVDIIVASPGRFMDIYLAGHIVTKTLQVLVLDEADKMMDMGFMPQINRILEVVPVKRQNLLFSATMSEKVHQLSANFLEFPTVIEVTPQATPAQTVNQHLYHVPNIKTKINLLKKLLDNEGDITKLIVFCKTRAVAEDVFKFLTRKFGEQDVKVLHANKGQNTRINSINSFKNDEVKILVATDVASRGIDVSHVSHVINFDVPVVIEDYVHRIGRTGRALQSGEAITFATPSEEYYIRKIEKLIKQTIPVENIPGDVFIEETPYEERQDQAREIDMQKRKEDPDFKGAFHEKKSLNQRKKFDANKDKAKYGSKAARQGTGRSSKSKKRH, encoded by the coding sequence ATGGCTGTAAACTTTGAAGATTTTAATTTTAACCGGCAAATCCTGAACGCGATAGCCGATGCCGGTTATACCGAAGCTACGCCTATCCAGCAAAAAGCTATCCCGCCTATTTTGAACGGGCAGGATGTGATGGGTATAGCGCAAACAGGCACCGGTAAAACGGCGGCCTACGTATTGCCCATTATCATGAAGCTTAAATATGCACAGGGTGAACATGCCCGGGCGCTCATCATTTCGCCTACGCGTGAGCTGGCCATGCAGATTGAAGAAAATGTAAAAATTTTTGCTGCTAATACTGATCTGCGTGTGGTGGTGCTTTATGGCGGTATCGGCCCTAAAACACAAATTGAGCAAATCAAAAAAGGGGTAGATATCATTGTGGCTTCTCCAGGCCGTTTTATGGATATTTACCTTGCCGGGCATATCGTAACCAAAACACTGCAGGTACTGGTTTTGGATGAGGCCGATAAAATGATGGATATGGGTTTTATGCCCCAGATAAACCGCATCCTGGAAGTGGTGCCGGTAAAAAGGCAAAACCTGCTTTTTTCGGCTACGATGAGCGAAAAGGTACACCAGCTTTCGGCCAATTTCCTGGAGTTTCCGACGGTTATTGAAGTTACCCCGCAGGCTACGCCGGCACAAACGGTTAACCAGCATTTATACCATGTGCCCAATATCAAAACCAAAATAAACCTGCTCAAAAAACTGCTCGATAATGAGGGCGATATCACCAAGCTGATAGTTTTCTGTAAAACCCGGGCGGTAGCCGAGGATGTTTTTAAATTCCTGACCCGCAAATTTGGCGAACAGGACGTGAAGGTATTACACGCCAATAAAGGGCAAAATACGAGGATCAATTCCATCAATTCGTTTAAAAACGATGAAGTGAAGATCCTGGTAGCTACTGATGTGGCATCGCGCGGTATTGATGTGAGCCATGTAAGCCATGTGATCAATTTTGACGTGCCGGTGGTTATCGAGGATTATGTGCACAGGATTGGCCGCACGGGCCGTGCATTACAATCAGGCGAGGCCATTACTTTCGCTACACCGTCCGAAGAATACTATATCCGCAAGATAGAAAAGCTTATCAAGCAAACTATTCCTGTCGAAAACATTCCGGGCGATGTGTTTATTGAGGAAACCCCTTATGAAGAACGCCAGGACCAGGCCCGGGAAATAGATATGCAAAAGCGCAAAGAAGACCCCGATTTTAAAGGCGCTTTCCACGAAAAGAAATCCCTCAACCAGCGTAAAAAGTTTGATGCCAATAAAGACAAGGCCAAATATGGCTCAAAGGCAGCAAGGCAGGGTACAGGCCGATCATCCAAAAGCAAAAAAAGACACTAA